The Acidobacteriota bacterium region AGCACCGTGGCCGGACCGATCCAGTCGGTGCGTTCCAGCAGGCGGCCGGCGATGAACGCCGCCGCGCCCAGTCCGAACACCACCGTGACGACGATCCGCCACGGCGAGCCGGCGGGGAGGGCCTGCCAGCCGCGCCGGAAGATGTAGGCGTTCAGCAGGAAGTACAGAATGAAAAAAACAGAAAAAAAGATGATGAAGCTGGCTTTCATGGCAGCGGCTTCTGGCGACCTCGCGAGGCGGCATCCGACGCGACGGCGACGCGCAGTCGGCCGGTTGAGACAGCCATTGTAGGCAGACCTACGGTGGCGTTCAACGGCAAACTTGGGCCGGCCGCCCTTGACATCGCCGCCCTGTTGGTTTATGAGGGAGGCCACACCCCTGCGGGGGCAGGATCGGCGGAGGAGGCAACCATGAAACACGTTGCGCGATGCGCGTTTCTGACAGCGGCGCTGGCGCTGCTGGCCGGCGCGGCGGCCGCCCAGGCGGTCGCCGGGCCCATGGTGAAACTGGACCGGTTCGTCGTCTGCGCCAACGTGGAGAACCGCGAGCCGGTGGGCGAGGCAGACACGTTCCCCGCCACTACCGAGAAGGTGTTCGCCTTCGTGGAATTGAAAGAGGTCGCGGTGGACACTGAGATCGCCGTCGTCTGGTTTCACGACGAGCGCGAAGCGGGCCGGACCACCCTGGCAGTCCGGCAAGGAGCGCGCTGGCGCACCCACGCCTACAAGACGCTTCACAACCGCACCGGCGCCTGGCGGGTCGAGGTGCTCGATGCCGGCGGCGCCAAGCTGGGCGATGCTTCATTCACGGTGGAATAGCGGCGCATGTTGGCGCCGCGATAAAAAAAACGGGGCGGACCCGGTGTCCGCCCCGAAGCCATGGGTAGGGAGGTAGGTCCCCGGCGGACGACCGCGCCGCCCGCCGGGACGGCGATGCTCATTTGTCGCCGGTGGCGTATTGGATGCCCTTGCTCTTGGCCTGCTCGGTGACGATGGCGCGCACCTGCTCGTCGAAGCCGCCCTTGCCCGCCGCCTTGCGCATCTCCTCGTTGATGTATTCCTGGCGCTTCTTCACCAGCTCGGCGATTCGGGCCTGGATTTTCCGGCGCTCCTCGGCCTTGGCCTTGAGGTAGGCCGCCTGCTGCTCTTTGGTCAGATTTTTCATCTCGGCGGGGAGTTCGTCCGCCTTTACCTCCTCGAGCTTGACCCGGTTGTCCTTCAGGTCGTCCACCAGGTCGCCGCCGCCCTGAACGGCCTTGCCGGTGCTGGCGTTGTAGGCCAGGCGGTCGGCCGCGGCGGGCGCGGCGGCGGCCTCGGCGGCCACCTGCTTGGCCATGACCTCGCCCCGTTTCCTCTCGCTGCCATAGGGGACCAGGGTGCGGCCGACTTCGGCGTTGAGTTTCGCCAGCTCGGCGTCCATGGGCGTGCTCACCACCTGCATGTCGCCCGACTGGCCGATGGCCACAAACTTCCCTTCGGCGCGGCCGGCGATGTCCTGCCAGACGGGGGTGGTCTCGCCGTGATTGCCGCACTGGACGGTGTTGATGATCAGGTCCTTCTTGACGGCAGCCTCGCAGGTCTTCGGGTACTTGACGTCATCGGGGTAGTCCATGTGGGGCGGGCAGTCGCCCACCAGGAAGATGATCTTGAGCACGCCCCGATCGGCACTCCAGGCCACCTTGGCCACGGCCTCGTGCAGCGCCTGGTTCACCGACTCGGGGGTGTCGCCGCCGCCGCCGGCCTGGAACTTCTGGAGGTTGGCATAGACGGCGTCGATGTCCTCGCTCAGGTCGTAGAAGCGGGTGACATATTCGTCGCCCCGGTCGCGGTAGCCGATGAGGGCGATCTTGAGCCTGGGCGTCGGTTTGGCTGAAACCATTTGGTTGGCGATGGACCAGATCTTGAGCTTGGCCCCCTCGATGAGGCCGCCCATGGAGCCGGTGGTGTCCAGCACGAAACAGACCTCGATCCGGGGCGCCTCCGCGGCGGCGGCGGGCGTGTCGGCCTGGACGGCGGCCGCGGCCGGGGCGGCCGCAGCCGCCAGGAGCAGCGCCAGGACCAGGAGGGTGTGACGGGCGGTTCGGGTGTTCATGTTCGTCTCCTTAGCATTCATGATGTCGGTTGCGGTTCATTCCACGATTTCGTAGACCGTATCGTCGAGTGCGACCTGGACGTTGCGGCCCACCGAAAGCCACTGCGGCATGCTGGGGTGCTTGCCCATCAGGTCGAAGTATTCGGCGGAGTTGAACTTGACCTGGACGCGCCGGGCGCCGGGCTTGGCCTGGACGTTGGCGTCGATCCACTGGCTGCCGTTCTGGAAGAAGTTGCGGCCGGCGATGAAGCGGCTGGCCTGGGCGCTGATCGCCTGGTCCACCCGCGTGCGCTCCGGGGCGGCGGTCCCGGCATAACCCTTGCGGGCGTGATCGTTGGCCTCCGCCGGGGCGGAGACGACCTCGGCCTGCTTCAGGGTGCTGTTCGACTGGACGCCGCCCACCACTCCGGCGCCGCTGGACTCGTCCTTCATCTCCTTGTAGCGGCGGCGGGTTTCGGTGACCAGCTTCTCGTCTCCGTCGATGGCCTGCAGGGTGCGGCTGGTCACCGGGACGTTGCGCCGGCTCTCATCCTCGACGATGAGGTAGGCGGTGTAGGGGGTGACGATGCCGTAGAGGCGGGCCAGGCGGGTGACCTCGTCGCGCAGTTCGGCGCTCTCGCCGTGCAGGCGGATCTGGTCCAGCAGGAAGCCCACCCGGCGCGTGGCCCACAGGCGGGCGATGAAGCCGTGCGCCGCGTCGCGGGCGGGGAACTCGGCCGCGTAGGTGAAGGTGCGGGCGCGGCCGTTGACGGAGCCGCTCAGCTTCACCGTGGCGGCGCCGCTGCCGGTGTAGCGGCCGAACAGCACCAGTTGCTCGCCCTTGAACAAATCGGGCAGCGCGGTGGGATAGGTCTTGGCGATCTTCACGGGGCCGGACACTTCCAGCCTGGGATTGGCCAGCACGGGCATGCTGATCTTGGCGTAGAAGTTGGACACCTTGACCTCGATGTCCTCGCTGGGCAGCACGTACTGGCTGGCGGCGCGGGTCTCCTCGGCCAGGCGGTCGAGCAGCTTGGTGTTGATGTCGGTGCCGATGCCGAAGCAGAACACCCGCACCGCCCGTCCGCCTGCGGCCGAGCGGGCCCGGTCCAGGATCTGCTTCTCGTCGGTGCTGCCGATGGTGGGCTTGCCGTCGGTGAGGAACACCACCACGTACGGCCGGTCGGCGGCGCCCGCGCCCGCCGCGGGGGTGAGCGCCGCGGCCAGGGCGTCCTCGATGGCGGTGCCGCCGATGGGCTTGAGCTCCTTCACGAAGGCGGCGGCTTTGGCCAGATGGTCCGCGTCCGCCGGGGCCAGCCGGCTGAAGAGCGGCTCGGCTTCGGTGGCGAAGCGGACGATCTCGAAGCGATCGCCGGCGTTGAGGTTCTGCAGGCAGAACTGGAGCGCCCGCTTGGCTTGGTCCAGCTTGCCGCCGTCGGCCATGGAGCCGGAGGTGTCCAGGACGAACACCACGTCCTTCTGGACGATCTGCTCGCCGGCGAGCCGGACGGAGGGCGACGCCAGAAGCAGGAAGTAGCCGCCGTCGGTGTCGTCGCCGTTCCGGCTGGCGAGGAGACTCAGACCCACGTCTCCGTCGGGCCGGGTGGAGTAGAAGAGCTGGAAGTCGGTGTCGGGCCGCGCGTTGCTGGTCTCATAGCCGGCCACGGCATGGCGGGCGTCGGGGCGGCGCACCTCCACGGGGTGGCTGGGCGAGTAGACCGACTGCAGGTCGTGGGTGCTGCTCAACGCCACCTTGACGGAGACGCTGCCGACGGGCTGGGCGGAGAACTTCTCGGTGTTCAGCGGATAGACATACTCCACCAGCCCGCTCTCCTGGCGCAGCACCTGGGTGTAGCTCAGGCGCACGCGCTTGTCGCTGCGCGGCTCGATGGGGAAGATGCGCACCTTGAACAGCCCCTGCCCGGCGTACTCCATCAGGGCCGGGTCGCGCATGCGCCGGACGATGTCCTCGTAGACCTGCCGCGCCTTGGCGGCGTCGAGCAGTTCCGCCTCGGTCATCTTGCCGTCGATATCCATGGCGAAGCGGTCGATCTGGGCGCCCGCGGGGATCGGGAAGATGTACGTCCCCTCCAGCCGGGCGGACGTGGGATTGAAGAATGACTGGTCCACTTCGGTCACGGCCACCTGGTCGGTGATCGTGACGGTGACGTGGTGGTACTTGACGGCCAGCGGCGCGAATGCGTACGGCTGACCCGGGCCCGGATGCGGGTGCGGGGCGATGATGAGCCCGTCGGCCGGGGCGAAACTGGCCGCCAGTGCGGCGATGCAGATGATCAGGGCGAGGTGGGAAATGCGTCTCATCGGGGTCCTCCTGGTGGCGGTGGCGCCGTTTGGTAACTATTTGACCCGTCCGGCGGGGAAACGGATCATCGGCGCGGTCACTTTAGAGACGGCGGCGGTGCGGCCGGCTTGCAACTTTTTTGCAGACAGGGCCACGGCCGCGCGGTTCATGGCGGTTAAGATGCTGCGGGCGGCTCATTTGGCGGCGTTGACAGGTACGGGGCTTCAGGGACCCGGGACACTCAGCCGGCCGCGGCGGAGGGGGCGTTTCGAGCGTCTCGTTCTCGGACGGCGCCGGCCGCGACCAGGCCTTGGCCGAGGCGGCGGAGGCGTCCATCCCGAGCCAGGCGGAGAGTGTGGCCAGGACGAGTTCCCGGTCGTCCAGTCCGCTGATGCGGATGCCGTGGTCCGCCCGCGGCTGGATGATCTTCAGCGTGACCGCCTCGCCGGTGAGCTCCACGGCGCAGGCGGTCCAGGGGAGCGCAGACGCTGTAGTCGGGGTCCGGGACGTATTTGTATGAGCAATGCCGCTGTAATGTTAGCCGGTTGGCGCCGGCGAACCGTCCGTCAACAGCCGCCTTGCATTCCCCGTGGGCATCTCGTAAGATAAACGCCGTCCCATCTCATGAACCCCCATGGGAATGCAGTCGGGCGGAGTGACGCGGGTGGAATCCACGGATCTTCAGCGACAAGCGGCCAATCGCGAAAAGCGCCTCGTGGCCCTGAGCTCGGTGCTTGCGGCCGTCTTCCTCACCGGGATCAAGCTGGGCGTGGGCATCTGGACCAACAGCCTCGGCATCCTGTCGGAGGCGGCCCACTCGGGCCTGGACCTGGTGGCGGCGGCGGTAACGCTTTGGGCGGTCCGTGTGTCGGGCCATCCGGCCGACCGGGACCACACTTACGGCCACGGCAAGGTGGAGAACCTGTCGGCGCTGTTCGAGACACTGCTCCTGTTCCTGACCTGCGCCTGGATCATCTATGAGGCCTTCCGCCGGCTGTTCAGCCCGGAGCCGGTGGTGGTGGACGCCAGCGTCTGGGCGTTCCTGGTAGTCATCACGTCCATTGTCGTGGACGTGTCACGGTCCCGGGCCCTGCGGCGGGTGGCGGAAAAGTACGGGAGCCAGGCTCTGGAGGCCGACGCGCTCCATTTTTCCACCGACATCTACTCGTCGCTGGTGGTTCTGGTGGGCCTGGCCGGGGTGCGTGCCGCCGCCGCGTTCCACCTGCCGGTGCTCGAGAAGATGGATGCCCTGGCGGCACTCGGCGTGGCGGTGATCGTGGTGTGGGTGAGTTTCCAGCTCGGGCTGCGGTCGGTGCGCGACCTGCTGGACGCCGTGCCCCGCGACCTGCCCGAACGGATGACCGGCCTGATCCGGAGCGTGCCCGGCGTGGCGCGGGTGATCCAGTTGCGCGTGCGGCGGAGCGGGCCTGACCTGTTCGCCGACGTGACGGTGGCGGCTGCGTCGGGACTGCCGCTGGAGCGCGTCCATGCCATTGCCGACGCGGTGGAGACGGCGATCCGGGACGCCCATCCCCGGGCGGACGTCGTCGTCCACGTGGAACCCGACGCTGCGGGGACTGAGGGGATGGTGGCCGCGGTGCGCCTCCAAGCATCCCGTCTGGGCCTGGCCGCCCACGCGGTGCGGTTCTACGAGCGGGACGCCAGGCGGTCGGTGGAACTGCACCTGGAGGTGGACGAGGGGCTGAGCCTGGACGAGGCCCACGGCCAGGCCGACCGGTTCGAGCAGGCCCTGCGGCGGGAGCTGCCCGGAATCGCTGACGTGGTGACCCACCTGGAGCCGGTGGGCGACGGCTCGGCGGCCTGCCGGGCGGAGGCCATTCCCGCCGGCCGCATCCACGACGCGATCGCCGAGTTCCTGGCCGGCGAGGCCATCGCGGCGCAACCGCATGACCTGCAGGTCCAGCGGCTGGCTGATGGACTGTCGGTCTCGCTACACTGCGCCCTCGACCCAGGGACCGGCATCCGCGACGCCCACGACCTGACCGAGCGCATGGAGCGCTTCCTGAAGGCGCGCGTGTCCGGCGTGGCGCGGGTGGTTGTCCACACCGAGCCGCGGGACGCGTGAAACTTGCGGCAATTTGCGCTATCCTGACAGGCACAAGGAGGATGCGCCATGGCCCAAGACGACAACCAGCAGGCAGTGCCCCGGCCCCTGCAGCAGATGGCCGAGTCGTTCGACGACAGCGACCGCGAGTACATCGCCCGGAAGCTGCCGGGAAAACTGGCGCAACTCGAGCGGGCCCACCGCGACGTGGGCTACATCAACCGGCTGCTCCGCCGGGCGCGGCTCTTCTTCGACCTGCTGTTCGACAAGTCGTTCAAGACGAGCTGGAAGGTCTATGCCGTGAGTGGTGCGGCGCTGCTCTATTTCCTCAACCCGCTCGATATCATCCCGGACGTGATCATCGGGATCGGCTGGCTTGACGACGCCTACGTCCTGGGCTGGGTGATGAAGATCTACAACGACGAGATCGAGCGCTACATCGCCTTTCGCGGCCTGTCGGACCGCGAGTATCGGTGATCGGTTGCATCTCATTCACCATTAAGGCACACAATACACGAAGGATTTTTAGGGTCGGGGGATTGGACATCGGATCCCGGTTCCCGGTTCCTGGTTTCCAGGTCCGATGACCGCGTTAAGGGAACGAGCCTCTAGCCTCGAGTCTCGAGCCTCGATAATGATCGCGTGATCTTCAACTTTTTTCCGATCGGCATCATCTAACACCCCAGACAATGTTTGCTACCCATTTACGGCCGGTGACGCCTCCCGTCCACCGGCTTTTTTCTTCTGTTATAATCGGCCGAATGAACGAAGCGGGAGCACGCCCATGAACAGAATCCCGGCTGTGCTGGCCGCCGGCGCCTGCTGCGTGGCGTTCTGCGCCGGTGCGATCGGCGAGGCCGTCCCTGCGGACGACTGGCGGCACAAGGTGGATCCGGAGGTGGCGGCGCCGGGCGAGGCGCCGCGGGAGTTCCTGGTGGTACTGTCGGAGCAGGCCGACCTGTCCGGCTCCCGCCGGCTGGCCACCCACGCGCAGAAGACGGCGTGGGTGCATCGCCGGCTCCGCGAGACGGCGGCGCTCACCCAGGCCCCGGTGGTGGAAGCGCTCCGCGCCGCGGGAGCCGAGGTGCGGCCGTTCTGGATCGCCAATTTCATCTGGGCCCGCGGCGGTCACCACGCGGTGGCGGCGGCGGCCGCGCACCCCGACGTGGCGCTGGTCGAGGCCAATCCGCCGGCGGCGCCGGCGTTGCCGGTCCCGCAAGCGCGGCACACGGACAAGACCGTCGATATCCCGTGGGGGATCCTGAAGACGCGCGCACCCGAAGCGTGGGCGGCCGGCGCCCGCGGACAGGGCGCCGTTGTGGCGGGCGCCGACACCGGCTATGACTGGGATCACCCGGCGCTGATCCGCCAATACCGCGGCTGGGACGGCGCCGCCGCGACGCACGACCACAACTGGCACGACGCGGTGCACGCGGCGGGCAGCTCCTGCGGCGCCGACGCGCCCGAACCGTGTGACGACAACGGCCACGGCACCCACACCATGGGCACCATGGCGGGCGACGACGGCGCGGGCGCGGTGGTGGGCATGGCGCCGGCGGCCACCTGGATCGGTTGCCGGAACATGAACGCAGGCTGGGGGACGCCGGCCACCTACATGGAGTGTCTGCAGTGGTTCGTCGCCCCCACCGACGGGGCGGGGCAGGATCCCGATCCGGCCCGGGCGCCCCACGTGATCAACAACTCGTACAGCTGCACCGCGTCGGAGGGGTGCAGCGATCCGGCGGCGCTGCTGCTGGCGGTGGAAAACGTCCGCGCCGCGGGAATCTTCATGGCCGTGTCGGCGGGCAACTCGGGCCCGGCCTGCGGCTCGGTGTATGATCCGCCGGCCATTTACGACGCGGTGTTCACCGTGGGATCCGCCGACGGCGACGACGTGGCCGCCTCATCCAGCAGCCGGGGGCCGGTGACCCGCGACGACAGCAACCGGCTCAAGCCCGACATCGCCGCGCCCGGCGTCAGCGTTACGTCGTGCCTGCCGGGCGCCGGGTACGGGGTGATGTCCGGCACCAGCATGGCGGCCCCCCACGTGGCGGGGCTCGTGGCGCTGGTGATCAGCGCCAACCCCGACACCGCCGGCGACGTGGACTGGCTGGAGGCGCTCATCGCCCGGTCGGCCGTGGGTCTGATCAACGCGCAGGACTGCGAGGGATTTTCCGGGGGGGACATCCCCAACGCGATTTACGGCCATGGGCGGATCGACGCTCTGGCGGCGGTGGTCGCCGCCCGCTCCGACCTGGACCGCGACGGCCGGCTGACGGCGGCCGATCCGCCGTTGCTCGCCCGCTCGCTGGCGGGCAACCCCACGACGCCGGCCGCGGGTCGCAGCTCCGGTGATCGGGACGGCGACGGCCGCCCCACCGTGGCCGACCTGCTCCGGCTGCGGCTCGACCTGGCGAAGTAGCGACGGCGAGGAGGCGCGATGCCGGAGCTGCCCGAAGTGGAAACCGTGGTCCGCGGCCTGCAGGGGGCCGTGGCGGGCCGCGTCATCACCGGAGTCACGGTCCGTTGGCCCCGGGCGGTCCGGCCGTCGGCCGCGGCGGTGGCGCGCGGCTTGCCGGGCCGGCGGGTGACGGCGCTGTCCCGCCGCGGCAAGTACCTCATCTTCCACCTGGACCGCGGCGCCCTGCTGATCCATCTCAAGATGAGCGGCAACCTGCAGGTGGTCCCCGCCGGCGAGTGCCGCAGCCGGCACGCGCACACCGTGTTCGCCCTGGACAACGGATGCGAGCTCCGGTTCGAGGACCCGCGCAAGTTCGGCCGCGTCTACCTCGCGGACGATCCCGTCGAGGTGGTGGGGCGGCTGGGCCCGGAGCCGCTGCCGGCCACCTTTTCCGCCGGCGATTTCCGCGCCCTGTTCCGCGGCCGGCGGGGCCGCCTCAAGCCGTTGCTGCTGAACCAGGAGTTCATCGCCGGGATCGGCAACATCTACGCCGACGAGAGCTGTTTCGGCGCGCGGCTCGATCCCCGGCGCCGGGTGGAAACCCTGGGCGACGCCGAGCTGGGCCGTCTCTACCGCTCCATCCGCCGGGCCCTGCGTCGGGGGATCATGCTGGGCGGCGCCAGCCTCGACCATGTCTTCCGGGGCGGCCGCTTTCAGGACGAGTTCCGGGTGTACGGCCGCACCGGCCAGCCGTGTCCCGCCTGCGGTGCGACCATCCGCCGCGTGGTGCTCGGGGGGCGCTCCACACACTTCTGTCCCCGCTGCCAGCGGTGAGCCGGCGGTCGGTTCATAGGACCGATCAGAGTGAATGGCTCAGTCGGTGCTTGTGACGGGGTACGTCTCGATGCGGTTGCGGCCGCGGGCCTTGGCCGCCATCAGCGCCTCGTCAGCCTGTTGCACCAGCTGGTCGAGGGCGCCCTGCTCGTCGCCGCTCTCCAGCGACAGCGTGGCGATGCCGATGGAGATCGTCACCCGGAAGGGCGTGCCGTCCGGAGACTGGCACACCATCGCTTCGATGACCCCGCGGATCCGTTCAGCGACCTCGGTGGCGCTGCGGAGGTCGGTCTCGGGCAGGATCAGCAGGAACTCTTCGCCGCCGTACCGGCCGACGAAGTCGGTGCCCCGGAGCGCCCCGGTGAGGACCTGGGCCACGCGCTTGAGGGTGATGTCCCCGGTGGGATGGCCGAAGTTGTCGTTGACCAACTTGAAGAAATCCATGTCGGCCATGCCCACGGCCAGCGGCCGGCCGTACCGGGTGGCGCGCCGGATCTCCTGCGCCAGCCGCTCGAAGACCGCCTCCCGCCGCAGCATGCCGGTGAGGCTGTCATAGGTGGCCGATTCGTAGAGCCGGGCGTTTTCGAATACCATCCCCACGTGGCGGGCCAGGAAGCTCAGCATATCCACCTGCTCGGCCCGGAACTGCTGGCCGCTCCGCTTCCGGCCCACGAGCAGGAGGCCGCTCAGCGCCTGGGCGCCGAAGAGCGGCACGACGATGGCGGTGCCGTAATGCTCCAGCAGGCCGGCCAGGCGCGTCTCCTTGGCCGTGATGCGCTCCACGGGGAGCGGCCGCTGAATTTTGCTCAACAGCTCGATGCCCGGATCCTGCCGGCTGATGATGAGCGGGTCACCGGCGGGGATGGGCTCGTCGGCGTGCACCACGGCCGCAAGCGGCGACAGGATGCCGGTGGCCGGGTCCAGCGAGAGCACGGCGGCCGACCGGAGCTCGAAGATTTCCTGAAGCTGGGCCACCAGGTGGCGGCCCATCCGGGGCACCTTGCCGTGGGCCGGGAGCTGGCTGGCCAGGTCCAGCAGTTGCTGGCGGAAGGCCCGCTGCTCGGGGAAGAACCGCGCGTCCACCATGTGCTGGAACACCTCGCGCAGCGGCTGGAACACCAGGCCCAGCACCAGGGCCGTGCCTGCGAACAGCCAGATGGATGACGTGCCGCCGGGCAGGAGGCGGGTGAGCAGGAAGCTGCCGGCGCCCAGCGAACCGTAGAAGATCAGCACCAGCGCGCCGGTGAGGGCGGAGTACATGAGCCCCTTGCGCACCACCACCTGGATGTCGAACAGCTGGTAGCGGTACATGGCGATGAAAATCGCCACTGGGAAGGGGAAGACGATGAGCGGCCAGTACGTTTCCAGCCACTCCGGCAGGGGTAGGCCGAACAGACCTGATGTCGACGTGTAGAGCGCATAGAGCAGCCAGGGCGAGGTGCCGAGCAGGACCAGCAGCGCCTGGTGGCGACCCAGCGGCGTCGGATACCGGATCGCCTGGGTGCCGAGGAGGAGCAACAGCGACAGCGCCCAGACAGGGAACAGGTAGTAATCGATGATGTAACCGCCGAACGGCAGCGCCCCGAGGAACGACTGCCAGCCCAGCACAAAATTCAGAATGGTCAGGGCGGCATAGACACCGAGGCCGATTCCGACCACGTAGAACAGGCGGATCAGCCACGGGCGCCTGGCTATCCACGGGTGGACGTCGGGGATGGAGCTGGCCAAATGCAGTTCGGTGGCGAACTGGAGGCCGGTGAACAGGTAGAACAGGACGCCGGTGGCCAGTTCCACCATGGGGCTGCCGATGAGGCTGAACGGCGGGAGGGCGAATTCGAAGGCAATGGCCGCGGTGAACATGAACAGGAGCAACTTGCGGGTGTCCGGCGGCGGAAGCAGGAACGCCAGGATGCCGATGCCGAGGTACGCCAGCACGATGGCCAGGCTCTCGATGAACTCTCCCCAGGGAAACTCGACGCCCGGCCGGATGGTGAACGTCAGTGTCTCGTCGCCCCGACGGACCTGCAGCTGGGCGGGCTGACCCGCTTGGTATCCGGCGGCGGCGCGGTCGTACTCGGAGTTGCTGCTCACAGGCTGGCCGTTGACGGCGACGATTTGGTCGCCCACGAGCAGACCGCCCCGCTCGGCGGGCAGGCCGGGAGTCACGCCCGTGATGCGCAACTTGTTCTCGATCAGGATGCCCACCGTGTGGTCGGCGCGAAACTTGCGGCCCCACCACTGACTGAACACCAGCAGGGTGGCGAAGGCGGTGACCAGGATCACCGCGGTGATGCGCAGCTTATGGGCGGTGGCCTTGCCGTCTCGTTCCATGGACATCCGGTTCAGCACCCCGACCGGCGAAAAATCTTCGCGTCGGTGCAGATTTCAATCTGAGTATCCGACGACTATTGTATGATTAAAACCATAGACGACAATAACTATCTGCTGGATTTGTGCCGCCGGTCACAAAGTCGCCGTCACTCCGGTGCAGCGGTCCGGATCGGCTTGAGTTGGCAGCCGGCCTGCAGGGCAGGCGGCGGCATGGGGTTTGAATCCCTTTACCCCTCAGTGTCGTTGTGTCACAATGAACACAGCGCAATTCCCCAGGAGGCATTCCGATGATCGACCGGCGGGATTTCATGCGAGCGGCCGGTCTGGCCGCGGCCGGCTGCCTGCTTCCGGGTGCTGCGACCCGTGTCCTGGGCGCGCCCGCGCGGCCGGTGGCCCCGCCGGCCCCGTGGACGCCGGTCCGCGTGCGGGGCGTCGTGCGGGTGGGCGGCGTCGGGCGGGCGGGCGTCGCCGTGACCGACGGCCTCACCGTCGCCGCCACCGGGGCGGACGGCGCCTTCGAGCTGATCACCACCTCGCGCCGGCCGCATGTCTACCTGTCGCTGCCGGCCGATGCCGACTTCGGCGCCCCCGTCGGCGGGCCGGTGCGCTTCCACCAGCGCCTGCATCCCAACGCGGCCGGCGAGGCCGCGGCGGCCTTCGAACTGGCCCCGGCGGGGGTCAACAGCGAACGGCACGCCTTCTTCCTGCTGGCCGACCCCCAGGTGCAGACGCCGGCCGAGGTCCGCCTGTTTCAGACCGAGACGGTCACGGACCTCAAGGCGTCGGCCGCGCGGCTGGGCGGCCAGCCGCTGTTCGGCGTCTCGGCGGGGGATCTCGTGTACGACCACCCGGAACTCCTGGCCGGATACACGGCCGCGGTGACGGCGACGGGTCTCCCGTTCTTCCAGGTGTTGGGCAACCACGACGTGGCTCCGGACGCCCGCACCGACGGCCGATCCGCCGGCCCGTTCCTGCGGGCGTTCGGTCCGGCCCA contains the following coding sequences:
- a CDS encoding diguanylate cyclase codes for the protein MSMERDGKATAHKLRITAVILVTAFATLLVFSQWWGRKFRADHTVGILIENKLRITGVTPGLPAERGGLLVGDQIVAVNGQPVSSNSEYDRAAAGYQAGQPAQLQVRRGDETLTFTIRPGVEFPWGEFIESLAIVLAYLGIGILAFLLPPPDTRKLLLFMFTAAIAFEFALPPFSLIGSPMVELATGVLFYLFTGLQFATELHLASSIPDVHPWIARRPWLIRLFYVVGIGLGVYAALTILNFVLGWQSFLGALPFGGYIIDYYLFPVWALSLLLLLGTQAIRYPTPLGRHQALLVLLGTSPWLLYALYTSTSGLFGLPLPEWLETYWPLIVFPFPVAIFIAMYRYQLFDIQVVVRKGLMYSALTGALVLIFYGSLGAGSFLLTRLLPGGTSSIWLFAGTALVLGLVFQPLREVFQHMVDARFFPEQRAFRQQLLDLASQLPAHGKVPRMGRHLVAQLQEIFELRSAAVLSLDPATGILSPLAAVVHADEPIPAGDPLIISRQDPGIELLSKIQRPLPVERITAKETRLAGLLEHYGTAIVVPLFGAQALSGLLLVGRKRSGQQFRAEQVDMLSFLARHVGMVFENARLYESATYDSLTGMLRREAVFERLAQEIRRATRYGRPLAVGMADMDFFKLVNDNFGHPTGDITLKRVAQVLTGALRGTDFVGRYGGEEFLLILPETDLRSATEVAERIRGVIEAMVCQSPDGTPFRVTISIGIATLSLESGDEQGALDQLVQQADEALMAAKARGRNRIETYPVTSTD
- the mutM gene encoding bifunctional DNA-formamidopyrimidine glycosylase/DNA-(apurinic or apyrimidinic site) lyase, translating into MPELPEVETVVRGLQGAVAGRVITGVTVRWPRAVRPSAAAVARGLPGRRVTALSRRGKYLIFHLDRGALLIHLKMSGNLQVVPAGECRSRHAHTVFALDNGCELRFEDPRKFGRVYLADDPVEVVGRLGPEPLPATFSAGDFRALFRGRRGRLKPLLLNQEFIAGIGNIYADESCFGARLDPRRRVETLGDAELGRLYRSIRRALRRGIMLGGASLDHVFRGGRFQDEFRVYGRTGQPCPACGATIRRVVLGGRSTHFCPRCQR